In the Wyeomyia smithii strain HCP4-BCI-WySm-NY-G18 chromosome 2, ASM2978416v1, whole genome shotgun sequence genome, one interval contains:
- the LOC129722182 gene encoding chromodomain-helicase-DNA-binding protein Mi-2 homolog — protein MASEEEIDESIAEEETALDETGADTPLEAGAEDNSEDEALRSLAAAQDEDDDYEPEDNRSKKSKKGKKRKARGEEKSKARKKKKRKKNDSGDESDFRQSDDGLAAGGADSDEKPKRSSRDKRKVKEEKKEEKKSAGDYNMPSIEEVCATFDLTDVKIEYTDEDYENLVTYKNFHFHVRPILAKENPKVPMSKLMMLVAAKWREFSEENPHLQAEEADDKQEDEPPPSPEYVPKSSRSRTKTEKRDEDMVYDDDDDDEEEEYERERSKKKGRKSTGSSAKKGKKPKVPTLKIKFGKRRNASSEEDPDASGGSERDSDAEFEKMLQQSEEKADKEKEEAEAKAAEQGADGGDPPIRKKAKTKIGNKSKKKGRSKKSRFPDGEDGEQEHQDFCEVCQQGGEIILCDTCPKAYHLVCLDPELEDTPEGKWSCPTCEAEGPVDDDDDEHQEFCRICKDGGELLCCDSCPSAYHTFCLSPPLDEIPDGSWRCPRCGCPPLPYKVQKILTWRWTDKPLDPNEPSTSKAQATRRREYFVKFHDMSYWHCDWITELQLDVFHPLMFRYYYRKYDMEEPPKLEEALDEADSRYKRILKMREGEIDDSELEEKYYKYGVKPEWLMVHRVINHRTMRDGRTLYLVKWRELPYDLTTWEEEDDEIVGLKNAIEYYLDLRANCTNEINNSSSSKKSKKKGRKSRAKELEDEERLGLRRYTPPPDKPTTDLKRKYEVQPPYLDETGMRLHNYQLEGINWLRYSWAHGTDTILADEMGLGKTIQTAAFLYSLYKEGHCKGPFLVAVPLSTIINWEREFETWAPDFYCITYVGDKDNRAIIREHELSFEEGAVRGGRASRIRANTIKFNVLLTSYEMISLDAACLGSIDWAVLVVDEAHRLKSNQSKFFKVLGNYSIAYKLLLTGTPLQNNLEELFHLLNFLNSEKFNDLATFQNEFADINKEDQVKKLHEMLGPHMLRRLKADVLKNMPTKSEFIVRVELSQLQKKYYKYILTRNYEALNPKGGGGACSLINIMMDLKKCCNHPYLFQAAVEEAPLGPGGNYEITSLTKAAGKLVLLEKMLKQLKEQGHRVLIFSQMTKMLDILEDFLEGLGYKYERIDGGITGTIRQEAIDRFNAPGAQQFCFLLSTRAGGLGINLATADTVIIYDSDWNPHNDIQAFSRAHRIGQANKVMIYRFVTRNSVEERVTQVAKRKMMLTHLVVRPGMGGKGTNFTKQELDDILRFGTEELFKEDAKDEEAIHYDEKAVAELLDRSNKGVEEKENWANEYLSSFKVASYSTKEDVEEDVDTEIIKQDAENSDPAYWVKLLRHHYEQHQEDLSRTLGKGKRVRKQVNYTDGGVVQADPIKEDSTWQENVSDYNSDYSGNSDDQGDEDDEDGDLNRRSKRRIERKEAERDNRPLPPLLARVGGNIEVLGFNARQRKSFLNAIMRYGMPPQDAFNSQWLVRDLRGKSERNFKAYVSLFMRHLCEPGADNAETFADGVPREGLSRQHVLTRIGVMSLIRKKVQEFEHINGYYSMPELIKRPCEPVKHPMGEGSSETPKSATTSTSATPATSAAPSPAPTGVDKDVDDTSTSAEDKDKKEVTDEKKDSSEEKKEPESEAATASAEADKQSEEKKNAKEEKTEDKPAETGSDVKSEEPKKEGESASEDNKSEVIEIKPESESKSKKETADKEVKPKAEEVKNETPTAVATTEPKKEESTADDSNAKSNEDLDKDKPIAIDDDDDDDVVIVKDDDEEVKKPPTKTEQLEVHKRAFMFNIADGGFTELHTLWINEEKAAVPGREYEIWHRRHDYWLLAGIVTHGYGRWQDIQNDIRFAIINEPFKMDVGKGNFLEIKNKFLARRFKLLEQSLVIEEQLRRAAVLNLAQDPSHPAMALNARFAEVECLAESHQHLSKESLAGNKPANAVLHKVLNQLEELLSDMKSDVSRLPATLARIPPVAQRLQMSERSILSRLAATGNSVQPNPPLAQFPAGFQGTNLPGFAAAAAAAANFANFRPTFSVPGQPTPSYPSGSGTSK, from the exons ATGGCGTCCGAGGAGGAAATTGACGAATCCATTGCCG AGGAAGAGACGGCCCTGGATGAAACGGGCGCCGATACGCCACTAGAAGCCGGAGCGGAAGACAACTCGGAGGACGAAGCACTGCGCAGCTTGGCCGCAGCCCAGGACGAAGATGACGACTACGAACCGGAGGATAACCGTAGCAAGAAGAGCAAGAAGGGCAAGAAACGCAAGGCTCGCGGCGAGGAGAAGAGCAAGGCCCGCAAGAAGAAGAAGCGAAAGAAGAATGACAGCGGGGATGAGAGTGATTTCCGGCAGAGCGACGATGGGCTCGCTGCTGGAGGGGCTGATTCGGATGAGAAGCCGAAGCGGAGCAGCCGTGATAAGCGGAAGGTCAAGGAGGAGAAGAAGGAGGAAAAGAAGAGTGCGGGCGATTACAACATGCCGTCGATCGAAGAGGTTTGCGCCACGTTTGATCTAACGGATGTGAAGATTGAGTACACCGATGAAGATTACGAGAATTTGGTGACATACAAGAATTTCCATTTCCACGTGCGACCAATTCTGGCGAAGGAGAATCCGAAGGTGCCGATGTCAAAGCTAATGATGTTGGTTGCTGCCAAGTGGCGTGAATTCAGCGAGGAAAATCCACATCTGCAAGCAGAGGAAGCTGATGACAAGCAAGAGGATGAACCACCGCCATCCCCAGAATACGTCCCGAAGTCCAGTCGATCCCGGACGAAGACTGAGAAGCGCGATGAAGACATGGTttatgatgatgacgatgacgacgaaGAGGAAGAGTACGAACGTGAGCGCAGCAAGAAAAAAGGTCGCAAGAGCACAGGCTCTAGTGCAAAGAAGGGCAAAAAGCCCAAGGTTCCAACACTTAAGATTAAGTTCGGGAAGAGAAGAAATGCCAGCTCGGAAGAAGATCCAGACGCGAGCGGAGGTTCAGAACGCGATTCTGATGCTGAGTTTGAGAAAATGTTGCAGCAGTCCGAAGAAAAAGCTGACAAAGAGAAGGAAGAAGCAGAGGCTAAGGCTGCCGAGCAAGGCGCCGATGGAGGCGATCCACCGATTCGGAAAAAGGCCAAAACCAAAATTG GAAACAAATCAAAGAAAAAGGGCCGTTCGAAGAAGAGTCGTTTCCCGGATGGTGAAGACGGAGAGCAAGAGCATCAGGACTTTTGTGAGGTCTGTCAGCAGGGTGGTGAAATCATACTGTGCGACACGTGTCCAAAAGCATACCATTTGGTGTGTTTAGATCCTGAATTGGAGGACACTCCGGAAGGAAAATGGTCATGTCCGACTTGTGAGGCAGAGGGTCCGGTcgacgatgatgacgatgaaCATCAGGAGTTCTGTCGGATTTGTAAAGACGGAGGAGAGTTACTTTGCTGCGACAGTTGTCCGTCAGCTTATCATACATTCTGTTTGTCTCCTCCGCTGGACGAAATACCGGATGGGTCCTGGCGTTGTCCACGGTGTGGTTGCCCTCCACTACCCTACAAGGTACAGAAAATTTTAACTTGGCGTTGGACGGACAAACCGCTGGACCCGAACGAACCCTCCACATCGAAGGCACAGGCAACCCGCAGAAGGGAATATTTTGTTAAATTTCATGACATGTCCTATTGGCATTGTGATTGGATCACCGAGCTGCAGTTGGATGTTTTCCATCCGCTGATGTTCCGCTACTATTACCGCAAATATGATATGGAGGAACCTCCCAAATTGGAGGAAGCTTTGGACGAAGCGGACAGTCGCTATAAACGAATCTTAAAAATGCGTGAGGGAGAAATCGATGATTCGGAGTTGGAGGAGAAGTACTACAAGTATGGTGTAAAACCGGAATGGTTGATGGTTCATCGTGTGATTAATCACCGTACGATGAGAGATGGTCGGACTTTGTACTTAGTCAAGTGGCGCGAGTTACCGTACGATTTGACAACCTGGGAGGAAGAGGATGATGAAATTGTTGGACTGAAAAACGCCATTGAATATTACCTGGATCTAAGAGCTAATTGTACGAATGAAATCAATAACAGCTCTAGTAGTAAAAAGAGCAAGAAAAAGGGTCGTAAGTCGAGAGCTAAAGAGCTGGAGGATGAAGAGCGTTTAGGTTTGCGACGTTACACACCACCTCCAGATAAGCCCACTACTGATCTTAAACGTAAGTACGAGGTTCAGCCACCTTATCTAGACGAAACTGGAATGCGGCTGCATAACTACCAGCTGGAGGGTATTAACTGGTTACGCTACTCCTGGGCTCATGGTACCGACACCATTCTGGCCGATGAAATGGGTCTTGGTAAAACGATTCAAACAGCCGCCTTCTTGTATTCACTTTATAAAGAAGGTCATTGCAAGGGACCGTTCTTGGTTGCCGTTCCACTGTCCACCATCATCAATTGGGAGCGCGAGTTTGAAACCTGGGCACCGGATTTCTACTGCATTACCTACGTGGGTGATAAGGATAATCGAGCGATTATTCGAGAGCATGAACTATCGTTTGAGGAGGGTGCCGTCCGAGGCGGTCGAGCCTCTAGAATCCGAGCCAATACGATCAAATTCAATGTGCTGCTGACAAGTTATGAAATGATCTCGCTAGACGCCGCTTGTTTGGGATCGATCGATTGGGCCGTTTTGGTCGTCGATGAAGCTCATCGTCTCAAATCGAATCAGAGTAAATTCTTCAAGGTACTGGGCAACTACAGTATCGCCTATAAGTTGCTGCTTACCGGTACACCGCTGCAGAACAATTTGGAGGAGCTGTTCCATTTGCTCAATTTCCTGAACAGCGAAAAGTTCAACGATTTGGCTACATTCCAGAATGAGTTTGCCGATATCAATAAGGAGGATCAG GTCAAAAAACTGCACGAAATGCTTGGTCCGCACATGCTGCGTCGCTTGAAGGCGGATGTGTTGAAAAACATGCCCACCAAGTCGGAGTTTATTGTGCGAGTCGAGTTGTCACAACTGCAGAAGAAGTACTACAAATATATTCTGACGCGTAACTATGAAGCTCTGAATCCGAAGGGTGGTGGTGGCGCCTGTTCGCTGATCAATATCATGATGGATTTAAAGAAATGTTGCAACCATCCGTATCTGTTTCAGGCGGCCGTTGAGGAAGCGCCTCTCGGTCCGGGTGGAAACTATGAAATCACTTCATTAACGAAGGCCGCTGGCAAGTTGGTTTTGTTGGAGAAGATGTTGAAACAGCTGAAAGAACAAGGTCATCGAGTGCTGATTTTCTCACAGATGACCAAAATGTTAGACATTTTGGAGGATTTTTTAGAAGGACTAGGTTACAAGTACGAACGTATTGATGGCGGTATTACGGGAACGATTCGTCAGGAAGCTATCGATCGATTTAATGCTCCAGGAGCGCAGCAGTTCTGCTTCCTGCTTTCGACCCGTGCTGGTGGATTGGGTATTAATTTGGCTACCGCTGATACGGTCATTATTTACGATTCGGATTGGAATCCTCACAACGATATTCAAGCGTTCTCACGTGCCCATCGTATCGGCCAGGCTAACAAAGTTATGATCTACCGTTTCGTCACAAGAAACTCGGTGGAGGAGCGTGTCACCCAGGTAGCCAAGCGAAAGATGATGCTGACACATTTGGTTGTGCGGCCTGGTATGGGCGGAAAGGGTACGAATTTCACCAAGCAAGAGTTGGATGATATCTTGCGATTTGGTACTGAGGAACTGTTCAAGGAAGACGCCAAAGACGAAGAGGCGATTCACTATGACGAAAAGGCGGTAGCGGAGCTACTGGACCGTAGTAACAAGGGTGTGGAAGAAAAAGAGAACTGGGCCAACGAATATTTGTCGTCCTTCAAGGTGGCATCTTATTCTACGAAGGAAGACGTGGAGGAGGACGTCGATACCGAAATCATTAAACAGGATGCGGAAAATTCGGATCCAGCATACTGGGTTAAACTGCTGCGACATCATTACGAGCAGCACCAGGAAGATCTGTCTAGGACGCTTGGTAAAGGAAAGCGTGTCCGTAAGCAAGTTAACTACACCGACGGAGGGGTTGTTCAGGCAGATCCAATCAAGGAAGACTCAACCTGGCAGGAGAACGTGTCCGATTACAATTCGGATTACTCTGGCAATTCTGATGATCAAGGTGATGAGGATGACGAGGACGGTGATCTGAACAGACGCAGCAAACGTAGAATCGAACGAAAGGAAGCGGAGCGGGATAACCGGCCACTCCCGCCACTTTTGGCTCGAGTGGGTGGAAACATTGAGGTGTTGGGTTTCAATGCTCGTCAGCGAAAGAGTTTCCTCAACGCAATTATGCGCTATGGAATGCCACCCCAAGACGCGTTCAATTCGCAATGGCTGGTTCGGGATCTACGTGGAAAGTCGGAACGAAACTTCAAGGCTTACGTTTCATTGTTCATGAGGCATCTCTGTGAACCTGGAGCCGATAACGCAGAAACTTTCGCTGACGGAGTCCCTCGTGAGGGTCTCAGTCGGCAGCACGTGTTGACCAGAATCGGTGTTATGTCGCTGATTCGTAAGAAGGTACAGGAGTTCGAACACATCAACGGTTACTACAGTATGCCGGAACTGATTAAACGGCCCTGCGAACCGGTAAAACATCCAATGGGTGAGGGAAGCAGCGAAACGCCGAAGTCGGCTACTACGAGCACGAGTGCGACGCCAGCCACCAGCGCTGCTCCCAGTCCTGCACCAACCGGTGTGGACAAAGATGTGGATGACACGAGCACTTCTGCGGAAGACAAAGACAAAAAGGAAGTGACAGATGAGAAAAAGGACTCGTCGGAAGAGAAAAAGGAACCGGAATCGGAAGCAGCCACAGCCTCCGCTGAAGCTGACAAGCAAAGTGAGGAAAAGAAGAATGCTAAAGAAGAGAAGACTGAAGATAAGCCTGCAGAAACTGGTTCGGATGTTAAATCAGAAGAACCCAAGAAGGAAGGAGAATCCGCCAGCGAAGACAACAAATCGGAAGTAATTGAAATTAAACCAGAATCAGAGTCCAAATCAAAAAAGGAAACCGCTGACAAGGAAGTCAAACCAAAAGCGGAAGAGGTTAAGAATGAAACACCTACCGCTGTGGCCACGACCGAACCCAAGAAAGAGGAATCCACCGCAGACGACTCGAACGCTAAGAGCAATGAGGATTTGGATAAAGATAAACCGATTGCcatcgatgatgatgatgacgatgatgtgGTTATTGTAAAAGATGACGACGAAGAAGTGAAGAAACCGCCGACTAAAACGGAGCAACTGGAAGTGCACAAGCGAGCTTTCATGTTTAACATTGCCGATGGTGGTTTCACCGAGTTGCATACTCTTTGGATCAACGAAGAGAAAGCTGCTGTTCCCGGTCGGGAGTACGAGATTTGGCATCGTCGGCACGACTACTGGCTGCTGGCTGGAATTGTCACCCATGGGTACGGGCGCTGGCAGGACATCCAGAATGACATTCGCTTCGCAATCATTAACGAACCATTCAAGATGGATGTTGGTAAGGGTAactttttggaaatcaaaaacaaattcctCGCTCGACGCTTCAAACTGCTGGAACAGTCGCTGGTCATAGAGGAACAACTGCGTCGAGCAGCCGTGCTCAATCTTGCCCAAGACCCCAGCCATCCGGCAATGGCTTTGAATGCCCGTTTCGCTGAAGTCGAGTGTCTGGCCGAATCGCACCAGCATCTGAGCAAGGAATCTCTTGCCGGAAATAAACCGGCCAACGCCGTCCTGCACAAGGTGTTAAATCAGCTGGAGGAACTATTGTCGGACATGAAGAGCGATGTTTCGCGTCTTCCGGCAACTCTGGCCCGTATTCCACCTGTTGCCCAGCGCCTGCAGATGTCTGAGAGGTCCATACTTTCGCGGCTAGCTGCGACTGGAAATTCAGTTCAACCGAACC CCCCGCTGGCTCAATTTCCGGCTGGTTTCCAGGGAACAAACCTACCGGGCTTCGCAGCAGCAGCTGCTGCAGCTGCAAACTTTGCCAACTTCCGACCCACATTTTCAGTACCCGGACAGCCGACACCGAGCTATCCTAGTGGATCCGGAACGTCAAAGTAA
- the LOC129722183 gene encoding DNA-directed RNA polymerase I subunit RPA1, translated as MTIDQNFEVNLDPTNLQFSVFSADDIKRISVTKIVTPQSFDILGHPVPGGLYDPAMGPSGGGEVCATCVKDISQCEGHFGHIEICLPVFNPFFVKTVYNLLRICCTNCFRLQLHDTMKNLLELQLQLVDAGYIVEAEEMEVYKQKAALNPADPLAEGIGYYSQLLLKSPYNKLANTKNSEAIRTAIVNATLKDAIRVNCIHCKTPVKKVRVSNKRLVFSMNKTDMKAFYEKQGHQDVSDVKLKATNRVIFAEECRKYFYQLYQNDGALLRLLFPILANGARTMKNPVDLFFMDVIPVQPPVVRPVRRVDRTEILEHPQTSILRNILMANTTLRAVLVLTKGENGAEEKTALSNVAVEMKKVYDAAKGDSAYEKMYNAWVELQAFVDQSLDINLAQEKSKTRGCGLKQIMEKKEGLVRMHMMGKRVNYAARTVITPDPNIGVDEIGIPVTFAKKLTYPVPVTPWNVAELRKMVLNGPDGYPGANMIEDSNGQVSKISATSVTQRESIAKTLLTPHSSNQQGVKIVHRHLLNGDALLMNRQPTLHRPSIMAHKAKILSGEKIFRLHYSNCKSYNADFDGDEMNAHFPQDELARSEAYNIVAVPHQYLVPKDGTPLGGLIQDHIVSAVKLFIRGKFFNRTDYQQLVFQALSNHRGNIDLLPPTIVKPATLWSGKQIISTIIKNLIPKKVPHINMIGTAKLGNRHWQTEQPRMWVAGGSPFTGNEMSETEVFIRDGELLVGILDKNHFGATPYGLIHCMYELYGGNCSSLLLSSLSRLFTYYLQWEGFTLGVRDILVQKRADKKRSKLIKACRMIGHATAASALDLPADVSEQELNDKMTEAYARNPKFRAILDRKYKTALDAYTNQINEACIPTGLISQFPENNLQLMVQSGAKGSTVNTMQISCLLGQIELEGKRPPLMISGKSLPSFASFETSPKSGGFIDGRFMTGIQPQDFFFHCMAGREGLIDTAVKTSRSGYLQRCLVKHLEGLNVNYDMTVRDSDNSVVQFMYGEDGMEISKAQFIENSKQLRFLDLNRDVIVRPEVVKKLTSDDQLNEQIRAHVKKIKSWCKKNGPKTQKRRVSPFAKFSSDVSEEIRAEISNPDQLKRKTGRTRLAEKIIKKWVKANPEEKFRYTRKYKSCPDPTVSLFRPDSCFGALTEHLEDLVNTYAKSNEPIHDMSELMKIKNSQALVNPGEPVGVLAAQSIGEPSTQMTLNTFHFAGRGEMNVTLGIPRLREILMLASQHIKTPSMEIPFRPHRSAKKREAVAERMRKMLNRVTVADVLEDIQVKTRLVLRPTRGMQHVVRFNFLPEDAYSHEYRVNPKEILHYMSKHFFKHMFQLIFRTAKAKNVLIEIAQESTAKQNVENDDLADTREPDMSRLEDDGSVSSDDDAGKNEEDDDATETRMKNKKSDEVGYDTEEDDEGDDEDDELQNSTEDKPEGADDAQKKLGDNEEDMISEEALDVSDTKLEEETEQLMVKQQNELISDYVYDKKHHRWCVVTFHMPMKYKDIDFTKILREIAEKCVVWEIPNIRRAITYVQNDQLYLKTDGINISAMTKYSKILDLNRLYSNDIYAISQRYGIEAAARVIVKEVQNVFKVYGITINPRHLLLVADYMTADGTFKSMSRKGMENNVSPLQQISFESSIQFLRAAALKGNDDHLDSPSSRLMLGQLCKSGTGSFGVYTEMKM; from the exons ATGACCATCGATCAAAATTTCGAGGTCAATTTAGACCCTACGAACCTGCAGTTTTCCGTGTTTAGCGCTGATGATATCAAACGGATCAGCGTAACAAAAATAGTAACACCACAATCGTTCGACATATTGGGACATCCGGTTCCGGGTGGGTTGTACGATCCGGCAATGG GTCCATCCGGAGGAGGCGAAGTGTGTGCCACCTGTGTCAAGGATATCAGCCAGTGCGAGGGCCACTTCGGTCACATTGAAATTTGCCTTCCGGTGTTCAATCCGTTCTTCGTTAAAACTGTCTACAATCTACTGCGCATTTGTTGCACCAACTGCTTTCGATTACAGCTGCATGATACGATGAAAAATTTGCTGGAGCTGCAACTGCAGCTTGTTGATGCTGGCTATATTGTCGAAGCCGAAGAGATGGAAGTGTACAAGCAGAAGGCCGCCCTGAATCCGGCCGATCCTCTAGCGGAGGGTATCGGCTACTATTCACAGTTGCTGTTGAAAA GTCCTTATAACAAATTGGCGAACACGAAGAACTCAGAAGCGATACGAACTGCAATCGTAAATGCTACCCTGAAAGATGCCATCCGAGTGAACTGCATTCACTGTAAGACGCCAGTGAAGAAAGTTCGCGTATCAAATAAGCGACTGGTGTTTAGTATGAATAAAACAGATATGAAAGCTTTTTA tgaaaAACAAGGTCATCAAGATGTAAGCGATGTTAAACTCAAAGCCACCAATCGGGTAATTTTTGCGGAAGAATGTCGGAAGTATTTCTATCAACTGTACCAGAATGATGGTGCACTGTTGCGGTTGCTGTTTCCTATTCTGGCCAACGGTGCTCGTACTATGAAAAATCCGGTTGATTTATTCTTCATGGATGTGATTCCGGTGCAGCCACCGGTTGTTCGCCCGGTGCGACGCGTAGATCGTACAGAGATTTTAGAACATCCACAGACTTCGATACTGCGGAATATTTTGATGGCGAACACTACCTTGCGGGCGGTTTTGGTTTTAACTAAGGGGGAAAATGGGGCAGAAGAGAAGACCGCGTTAAGCAATGTCGCAGTGGAGATGAAGAAAGTTTACGACGCAGCAAAAGGTGACAGTGCTTACGAGAAGATGTACAACGCGTGGGTTGAGCTGCAAGCGTTCGTGGATCAATCTTTGGATATTAATTTGGCTCAGGAAAAGAGCAAAACCCGCGGTTGTGGGTTAAAGCAAATTATGGAGAAAAAAGAAGGACTGGTGCGGATGCACATgatgggaaaacgagtgaactATGCAGCCAGAACGGTTATCACACCGGATCCGAATATTGGAGTTGACGAGATTGGCATTCCGGTTACGTTTGCAAAGAAACTAACTTATCCGGTACCAGTGACACCCTGGAACGTAGCGGAGCTTCGAAAGATGGTGCTAAATGGACCAGATGGTTATCCAGGGGCCAATATGATTGAAGATTCAAACGGACAGGTGAGCAAAATATCCGCTACCAGTGTGACTCAGAGAGAGTCAATAGCCAAAACTCTGTTGACACCGCACAGCTCCAATCAGCAGGGTGTGAAAATCGTTCATCGGCATTTGCTGAATGGGGATGCTCTGCTGATGAACAGACAACCTACGCTGCATCGACCCAGTATAATGGCACACAAAGCGAAGATCTTGAGTGGGGAGAAGATCTtccgattgcactactccaatTGTAAATCGTACAATGCCGATTTTGATGGTGACGAAATGAACGCTCACTTCCCGCAGGACGAACTTGCTAGAAGCGAGGCTTACAACATTGTTGCCGTTCCTCATCAATATCTCGTTCCGAAGGATGGTACTCCGCTGGGTGGTCTAATTCAGGATCACATCGTTTCCGCTGTAAAATTGTTCATCAGAGGTAAATTCTTCAACCGAACTGACTATCAGCAGCTGGTGTTTCAAGCTTTATCTAATCACCGTggaaacatagatttacttccGCCAACGATTGTCAAACCTGCAACGCTGTGGTCTGGAAAGCAAATCATTTCTACGATCATTAAGAATCTAATTCCTAAAAAGGTGCCTCACATCAACATGATTGGAACTGCCAAACTGGGTAACAGACATTGGCAGACAGAACAGCCAAGAATGTGGGTTGCGGGTGGATCGCCTTTCACCGGCAATGAAATGTCCGAGACGGAAGTATTCATTCGCGATGGAGAGTTGCTAGTAGGCATTCTTGATAAGAATCATTTCGGAGCTACGCCCTACGGGTTAATTCACTGCATGTACGAACTGTACGGAGGAAATTGTTCCTCGTTACTGTTGTCATCTCTGTCGCGACTCTTTACGTACTATCTTCAGTGGGAAGGCTTCACTCTAGGTGTCAGAGATATTCTGGTGCAAAAACGGGCAGACAAAAAAAGATCCAAGCTCATCAAGGCATGTCGAATGATTGGTCATGCCACGGCGGCTTCCGCTTTGGACCTTCCAGCGGATGTCTCAGAGCAGGAGTTGAACGACAAGATGACAGAGGCGTACGCTCGTAACCCAAAGTTTCGAGCAATTCTTGATCGAAAGTACAAAACCGCTCTGGATGCATACACCAATCAGATCAACGAAGCTTGCATCCCGACAGGCTTGATTTCCCAGTTTCCTGAAAATAATCTCCAACTGATGGTTCAGTCTGGTGCGAAGGGTTCTACAGTTAATACTATGCAGATATCATGTCTGCTGGGACAAATTGAACTGGAAGGAAAGCGTCCTCCGTTGATGATTTCTGGTAAATCATTACCAAGTTTTGCCAGCTTTGAGACATCGCCGAAATCGGGTGGTTTCATCGATGGTCGTTTTATGACCGGAATTCAACCGCAAGATTTTTTCTTCCATTGCATGGCTGGACGGGAAGGTCTAATCGACACAGCTGTGAAAACTAGCCGTTCCGGGTATCTCCAGCGGTGCTTGGTAAAACATTTGGAAGGTCTCAACGTCAACTACGATATGACCGTCCGGGATAGCGACAACAGCGTGGTTCAGTTCATGTACGGGGAAGACGGAATGGAAATTTCTAAAGCACAATTCATCGAAAATTCAAAGCAGCTTCGATTTTTGGATCTAAATCGGGACGTAATTGTGCGACCAGAGGTCGTCAAAAAACTTACCAGCGACGACCAATTGAACGAACAAATTAGAGCACATGTCAAGAAGATTAAATCTTGGTGTAAGAAAAACGGCCCTAAAACGCAGAAGCGACGCGTGTCACCCTTTGCTAAATTTTCTTCTGATGTGAGCGAAGAAATCCGAGCCGAAATTTCGAACCCCGACCAGCTGAAGCGAAAAACCGGCCGAACTCGACTGGCcgagaaaattatcaaaaaatgggTGAAAGCAAACCCAGAGGAAAAATTTCGTTACACTCGTAAATATAAATCCTGTCCCGATCCAACGGTCAGTCTCTTCCGACCGGACAGTTGCTTTGGAGCGCTGACCGAGCATCTGGAAGATCTGGTTAACACGTACGCCAAGTCAAACGAACCCATCCACGATATGAGCGAGTTGATGAAGATCAAGAACAGCCAGGCGCTGGTGAACCCTGGCGAACCGGTCGGTGTGCTGGCGGCTCAATCGATCGGGGAACCATCCACCCAGATGACGCTAAACACGTTCCATTTCGCCGGACGTGGTGAAATGAACGTTACCCTCGGTATTCCTCGGCTTCGCGAAATTCTCATGCTGGCTTCGCAGCACATCAAAACTCCATCGATGGAGATACCTTTTAGGCCGCACCGTAGCGCCAAAAAGCGCGAAGCTGTTGCCGAGAGAATGCGTAAAATGCTAAACCGAGTGACGGTGGCGGATGTCCTGGAAG ACATCCAAGTGAAAACTCGACTGGTTTTGCGACCCACACGAGGCATGCAGCATGTGGTGAGATTCAACTTCCTGCCGGAGGATGCATACTCGCATGAATATCGAGTAAACCCGAAAGAAATCTTACACTACATGTCCAAACACTTTTTCAAACATATGTTTCAACTGATCTTCCGGACGGCCAAAGCCAAAAATGTTTT GATCGAAATCGCGCAAGAATCTACCGCCAAACAGAACGTCGAGAACGATGACTTGGCCGATACCCGCGAGCCGGACATGTCCCGACTAGAGGACGATGGCAGCGTAAGCTCAGACGATGATGCAGGTAAAAATGAAGAAGACGATGACGCTACTGAAACGCGGATGAAGAACAAAAAAAGCGATGAAGTCGGCTACGATACCGAGGAAGACGATGAAGGCGACGATGAAGATGACGAGCTGCAGAATTCAACCGAAGATAAGCCGGAGGGTGCTGATGATGCACAAAAGAAGCTTGGTGACAACGAAGAGGATATGATCAGTGAAGAAGCTTTAGATGTGTCCGATACCAAGCTTGAAGAGGAGACGGAGCAGTTGATGGTGAAACAACAGAACGAACTGATAAGTGACTATgtttatgacaagaaacatcaCCGCTGGTGTGTCGTAACTTTCCATATGCCAATGAAGTATAAAGATATCGATTTCACCAAAATTTTGCGGGAAATTGCTGAAAAGTGTGTTGTTTGGGAG ATCCCCAACATCAGACGAGCCATCACATACGTTCAGAACGATCAGTTGTACCTCAAAACGGACGGAATTAACATTTCTGCTATGACAAAGTATAGCAAAATATTGGATCTAAATCGTCTCTACTCGAACGACATCTACGCCATCTCGCAGAGATACGGAATCGAGGCCGCCGCAAGAGTCATCGTCAAGGAAGTCCAGAATGTGTTCAAAGTGTACGGCATTACGATCAATCCGAGACATCTGCTGTTGGTGGCGGATTATATGACAGCAGACGGAACATTCAAGTCAATGAGTCGCAAGGGAATGGAGAACAATGTGTCCCCgctgcagcagatttcgtttgaATCGTCCATCCAGTTTTTGCGTGCAGCTGCACTGAAAGGAAACGATGACCATCTGGATTCGCCCTCGTCCCGCTTGATGTTGGGACAGTTGTGTAAGAGTGGAACCGGTTCGTTTGGAGTGTATACCGAGATGAAAATGTAA